In Tachysurus fulvidraco isolate hzauxx_2018 chromosome 5, HZAU_PFXX_2.0, whole genome shotgun sequence, the genomic stretch TGTCTCCCTGCTCACTGGTAAAAATGGGGGCTTTCTTGTAGTGCTCCACGAGCTCGTCCAAAGTGTTGAAACGCCGCTGGCCGATGCAGTACATGCCCTCACTGCACTGTACCTTGAAGTGCTTGTTCTTGCCTGATGCCTTCAAGGAGATGGAGTAATCATTTGGCTGAAGgaagacacacagaaaaagaCTGCACCATGAACATCACTGAAAAAATATGTTGAAAGTATAGAAAGCAAAGATTTCcaatttgtttcctttttctttataGTTCTGcattctgtatgttttgttcCTCTCATAAACTCAACGTGGGTTACTGAGAACAGACGAGTATGTGATTATATCATGttacttaaaatattaaaagcaacaagTTCTACTTGAGCTGATCAATAAAGCCTTCTATTATAATCTTAGCAGTGCAGTAACAAAACAACATGCATATTCAAAGAATATTCAAGAATATTAAGCTCTAATCTCCCCGCTTACTCACAGAGGACTCGCTGTCACGCACTAGGAAGTCTCCCTCGGCTCCCTTCTCGTTTAGCGTGCATTCGGCCTGGTGCCGTGTCACGCCACCGTAGTACCACTTCTTCCCTGCGAATCTGCCTGTGCGTGCGGGGCCTGGATGCTGCAAAGAATGGGCCGTGAAACTGCTGGCCCCTCCTTCCTGTGCCAGCCCATCTTTCAGTGCCGTCACATAGTTTTTGGGCACGAGGCCCACTTGGCCTTGACTGTTTTTACACCTCCACCACTCAGGGTCATTCTCTGGCTTCTCCAACACATCCATGATTTCTCCTTTTTCAAAATTCAGCTCTTCCTCCGAAGCTGAGCTGAAGGGGTAAAGTGTCTGCACCTTGTGCAATGATTGTGAGCAATGCTTGTCACCTGTACCCgcatcttcctcctcctcctcctcctcatattcctcctcctcctggacATAGTTGGATGGGAACCAGCCGGCTCGGCCGTCACTGCAGCGGCCGCGCCACCAGCCGTCGCTGCATTTCTCCAACACCAGAAGGCGAGCGCCCTTTGCCAGGCTCAGTTCATCCTCACGCTCTGCCGCATACGCAAACTTGGCCACTGCTGCTGTGTGCTGCTCGTAGATGTGCTCCGCTCCCGCGCCGACGCCGTTCGCTGGACACTCGGCCTCCGTGCTTGGCTTCCGCTTAGTCCTACCCAGACCTGCAATCATAATCCTTTCATAAGTCCATGTTACGAAACAAAATAGAAGTAAAACACCGTCATCtaatacaacacaacagaaaTCAAATAACATGTTGAactacaacaaataaaaaaactgatttttaccacaaaaaaaatgaagcctCGTCCTTGCCTCTATTCACGCTAACATCTGGGGGTAAACCTGATAATCACTGCATCACACTTTACTAGCAGGGTTTTAGACAGCTTGAAGCATTTGTTTACAGCTCGGTTCGACTATAATGTTTATTCTATACACATTAGGTTATAGATGTAAAAATGGGTGGAACATTTATCTGTGGAATTggatttaaatctttaaatatagTTGTGTCCCTTTTGTTGTTTTAGATTCATATAAATCATTAAACGTTAAAATTTGACCATAAGAAGGGTTTCCTATAACACTGTGTCTGTTAAAAGTGCTGGTTTTCTCAATCTACATTAGGATTTTAGGTAAAAAACTAATATTTTAACAAGTAAATATCTTAtcttagaaaaagaaaatgtaagagcAGTAATGAGAAAAGCTGAAATTTGCAAACTGAGTTACTGTGTAACTCACATAACCAGCATTTGCACTGCC encodes the following:
- the nck2b gene encoding cytoplasmic protein NCK2b, translating into MSEEVIVIAKWDYSAQQEQELDIRKNERLWLLDDSKTWWRVRNVANRTGYVPSNYVERKNSLKKGSLVKNLKDTLGLGRTKRKPSTEAECPANGVGAGAEHIYEQHTAAVAKFAYAAEREDELSLAKGARLLVLEKCSDGWWRGRCSDGRAGWFPSNYVQEEEEYEEEEEEEDAGTGDKHCSQSLHKVQTLYPFSSASEEELNFEKGEIMDVLEKPENDPEWWRCKNSQGQVGLVPKNYVTALKDGLAQEGGASSFTAHSLQHPGPARTGRFAGKKWYYGGVTRHQAECTLNEKGAEGDFLVRDSESSPNDYSISLKASGKNKHFKVQCSEGMYCIGQRRFNTLDELVEHYKKAPIFTSEQGDKLYLVKPLQ